The window TGTTCCCCCTGCCGCGTGCGAAGAAGAACCTGCGAGACCATCGGTTTAAAATCCACCGACACCGTCTCCAGTGCATATTCTCTCAGGTTTTCTTTTTGCTTTCCGCAGCTTTTTAAAGCTGAAACGATGAAAAGCAGACATAAAATCAGGATGCAGACCGCACCCCAAAAACGTTTTTTAATCAGAATTCGCGGAATACTATGTCTCATCATGATCATCATCGGCGTACCTCCTGAATCTTTATATTCAGAATCAGGGTAAAGTATGAGAAAAGCGGGGAATTTTTAAGAGTTTCGACATATTGACGGACATGCCCATATCTGATAAAATAGAAATATATAGTTAATTTGAAATTCAAAGTGTCGCGGTGTCGCGAAATTTGGACAATCCTTGTGCGGCGTCCGGCGAATTTTGGAATATCATGTAAATTAAGCTAAAATAGGGGAGCAAAAATAGATGAATGAAGAAAATAATCAGCGCGGCGACGATATCATCGCCGGCAGAAATGCCGTCAGCGAAGCGATGCGCAGCGGACGCACCATTGACAGCCTTTATGTTGTGCGCGGAGCGCACACCGGTAGCCTCAGTGCGCTGATTGCCAAAGCAAAGGAAAAGGACATTGCAATTAAAGAAGCGGACAGCAAAAAACTCGATTTCATGTGCGGCAACGCAAATCATCAAGGCGTGGTCGCCGTGGCTGCGGTCAAGGAATATGCGACTATTGACGATATTTTTCGGCTTGCGGCCGAACGGAACGAACCGCCGTTCATTATTATTGCGGATGAGCTTGAAGACCCGCATAATCTGGGCGCTATTTTAAGAGTGGCCGAATGTTCGGGCGCACACGGTGTCATCATCCCCAAACGGCGTGCGGTGGGGCTGACTTATGCAGTCGGCAAAGCGAGCGCGGGCGCGGTGGAATATGTTCCGGTTGCAAGAGTGACCAATGTCACCGCCGCAATTGACGAACTGAAAAAACGCGGCGTGTGGATTTATGCCGCGGATTTGAACGGTGAAAACTGGTGCGGAGTCGATTATTCCGGCCCGGCTGCCGTTGTGATCGGCTCGGAAGGTTCCGGTGTGGGCCGACTTGTAAAAGAAAAATGTGACTTTGTTATATCTTTGCCTATGAAGGGTAAAATAAATTCGCTTAATGCTTCCGTTGCCTGCGGCATTATCTGTTATGAAATCGCACGTCAGCGCAGCGGGATTAAGACAAAATAATACAGGAGCGGATAACTATGGGCGACGATCAAAAAGCTCCGCGCGGTCAATTTTCGCTGGACGAAATTTTAGCCGAAGCGCGTACTTTGGAAACAGTAAAGCAGGAGCCTGCGCCCACCGAAAACAAGGCAAAGGCTGAGTCAGTCAGAAAAAGAGCGCTCGCCACGCCGGAAGAAATTGCCGCGCAGGCCAAGAGTGCCCTCGACGCAAAAACATCCTCCCTGCCACAGCACCCCAGCGCACCGGGAAAGGCCAAAAACAGCGGCAGGGGATTTTTTAAACGACGCAAAATGGATTTCCCCGAACCGGAAGAGGAAGAGGATATTTACTACGGCCTCCAGTTAAGGCCGCTGGAAGACTATCGCGAAGACTTCGGAAAAGCACAGCCTCAAATGAAGAAAGCGGAAAAGAAGGAGAGCGATCCCATCTTTTCCTATCTATTCAGCGAAACCGGCGACGACACAGTGGATGACGAAATTGCGGATCGTTTTGAACGGCTGCACAACGAACGCAAAAAACGTGTGGAAAAAATCATGAGTCAGGCCGGTCTTGACCAGGACGATATTTTCTCCCTTTATGATGATCAGCGTGCCGCCGCAAAACCAAAGGCGAAAGAACCTCCGGTCGAGCCAGAAGAGCCCGAGGAACCGCATCTTCCCACGATAACCCCACCCGCGCCGAAACCTGTTCCCGGCCCCACACCGGCCCCGAAACCGGAAATTGAGCCGGGTCCCGTAGTACCGCAGCCCGAAATACGCGAACCGATGCGGGAACCGGTATTTCAGCCTTCTGCGCCGCCGATGACTCCGTCTTCGCCGCTGCAACCCGATTCCGTTCCCTCTATTCGGTGCCGGCTTCCGGAAGAGCCGGTCAAGGAACCGGTGGCCGCACCAAGGGTAAAAGAAGAAATCCCGCCGGCTCCCGCCGTGCGGGAACCGGTAAAACCGGTTCCTCAGTCGGTGGAAAATATTCAAAGTTACCGGACAAATTCCGGCAGACCCGTTCACATGATTCAATTGAATAATTTTGAAGAAGTTCTCTCCGACGCGGCGGCGGACTATCCGCCCGCCAAACCGAAACAGCCTCCGCCGCCGATTAAGATTCCCGTAGAATCAATCGGCACTGCGGGAACCACGAAGCAAAACACGGAATCCCCAATAGAGAATCAAGCCGCTGCAGCGCACACTGAAGAGCCTGCGGCGGTTGTGCCTGATGAAGCCGGCCTTCCTGCTGACGAAGTTCCCCAGCCCATCCCATTTCCCGAACCGGTTGTCTCCCTGAACATCGATTCCGAAGAAGATGAGGATGAAGAGAATCCGTTTGATGGAAGAGAACCGGTTCCCGAAAAAGCCGCTGAAAAAAAGCAGTTCAGCGTATTCGGCAATGAGGAGGAGGAAAACGACTCCACCGACAATCTGCCCGGCGAACAGGAAGAACTGGATGATTACCAAAAACCGGGTGACGCGCCTTCTATTTTTCACGAACTCAGTTCCAATATACGAAGATTATATCTGCGCCTCGCCGTAACAGGCATTAATCTTGTTTTTCTTCTCGTTTTCGGCATTCTGAGGGACCAATCCTCCCTCCTGCCGGAGATGGTTCAAATCTGGACGGGCGCCCAGCCTTACATAATTTTAAATCTTGTATTCCTGCTGATCGCCACCGCTTTCAGCATCACTCCCATCATAAACGGAATGAAGGGTCTCTTTGTGTTTCAGGCAAACGCAGACAGCGCTGTCGCTGTTGCGGATATTGCCGCGGTAGTTCAGAACGTCGTCCTGCTGTTCTCCGTGCAAAGCGTTCAGACGGGAGGACTGCATGTGTATTCCGTCCTTGTCGTCATGGCTTTATTTTTCAACGCGGCAGGAAAGCTCAGCCTTAGCAGGCGGATTAACCGAAACTTTCATTTTGTCGCCGC of the uncultured Caproiciproducens sp. genome contains:
- the rlmB gene encoding 23S rRNA (guanosine(2251)-2'-O)-methyltransferase RlmB, whose translation is MNEENNQRGDDIIAGRNAVSEAMRSGRTIDSLYVVRGAHTGSLSALIAKAKEKDIAIKEADSKKLDFMCGNANHQGVVAVAAVKEYATIDDIFRLAAERNEPPFIIIADELEDPHNLGAILRVAECSGAHGVIIPKRRAVGLTYAVGKASAGAVEYVPVARVTNVTAAIDELKKRGVWIYAADLNGENWCGVDYSGPAAVVIGSEGSGVGRLVKEKCDFVISLPMKGKINSLNASVACGIICYEIARQRSGIKTK